In the Daphnia pulicaria isolate SC F1-1A chromosome 2, SC_F0-13Bv2, whole genome shotgun sequence genome, one interval contains:
- the LOC124326967 gene encoding uncharacterized protein LOC124326967 isoform X1, with translation MKTISVDPHSTDSIGTGPEDAVSTGSHSPRSSVGSSGSLLVLGDLALDGNRSEETGSLSTPTTLEMSVDPLPSGGDSRKSVAKRYPSFRDIFMKQISRGRRLSSVSSTPDADRSLDQSSSISKAKKKRKKKKKDKMSATGCAGWLEKKKKRKNSSGETTGGSFSSSVESSNGSSDQPPPLVTPQEVEEKEMEEEFHENPEDQTITYFTSGSVRGGGTYTKCPADWTYEDDIDSLGLSAPLVIPIAPLAHLALNVLISDPQTFTLTNLSSLRRREDLGKGGVEDMISISDLNEASLLWNLKVRYDGQHIYSYTGNILVSVNPYKMFDIYGLDMVKKYENQILGTLPPHLFAIGSAAYDRMTSRDKPGGQPQVVIISGESGAGKTEATKLIMQYLAAVNNSKIPGGTSSGGGAGSRSSSSLVTEQILEASPLLESFGNATTVRNDNSSRFGKYTQIFFRNGAIAGAKITEYLLEKSRIVTHAADERNYHVFYELLKGLRPEEKERYGLTAADNYFYLNQGGHCESATKHDGQDFKTLLSAMQILGFNAEEQDVIFRILASVLHLGNVFFHRKALKHGQEGVEMGSDAEVRWVSHLLQLRTDGIVAALTTKTTEARNEKLHTPLNIDQALDARDAIAKALYSSLFGWLVNRVNSIVNKGERSTSINILDIFGFEDFPENSFEQLCINYANENLQFYFNKHIFKLEQQEYAKERIEWQTITFTDNQPVISLIAKKPIGVLHLLDDESNFPKATDGSFLEKCHYNHALNELYFRPRMSSMEFGIKHYAGQVWYNADGFLDKNRDTLRPDVVDLLISSRIQMLSRMFQDMKKAHESSKMLNRGDGRFVTMKPRTATVAARFHDSLQALLESMSKCNPWFVRCLKPNREKLPMSFDLPVVLEQLRYTGMLETIRIRKNGYPVRMKFHHFIERYRCLLTRRERRNLARSPNPPGPDICRIVLDRHAQGDQFQLGTTKVFMREALEQQIERKRLDQMRDAAIKIQRAVRTYQLRKDFLTQRRSAVVIQAWVRRYQARKRFNTIRRGVILAQAQFRATRQRRLYKELRAELQRREEERVTTREQNIKQQQQHQLIQQQMQQSHQMQQLQQQQQQQQQQPNPRAVANEMEREAKAMAGFNHLEIPAELAFIYSKLDDWQPIHSERNVVKVVGAVPSSERERELPDDLDHHAFTKFTSIYFKSHLWGSKRDPIQTPLLPKNSEADTADSLAIFKLILRFANGPKAGSLNGNQAQWKRELALGNYIVHKGIVREQLRDEIYCQICNQTWRNEDPEAVARCWYLMANCLSAFPPSPVLYKYLLKYVSDHAYDGYRAICQQKLMQSYALEPPLARAYPPTVMEWKANRKCVNMALEARYPDDESRHAGVESWSTAENVASLLMRARGLEGSEAEGWTVSMAQADEFFDLNGQDFVLDVVAELETPPAFPIHKGGHFLNSRNENESPYAYGPPRTPNGMSPSRNGHRNSNRQGRAHSSYAVHRDEPGRRSAAVVGGGKRFVKSEQNRSQAKMSRSLDNLLHVESGNESEVTNRMGLSRSRLNDRYRSMDKLKASNKSLLVQRSESHRHSGSGHHHPRPATAGGEAEWSKLGLSSSALNSRYFSQQNLKAGVRATDSDSSEPDEKPRRKKSSSSRSNGHSPSKRKGGRTSEERTDGGDSDTPGDNGSDLENRRQPAKTEEYYNGRNNGRFIKAQPPQGNGKKTKGAVHSSRAYIETRNASESKEHLAKSSAMSDTSETVSLTSHVRRVRVPSQSSDVDQYLDDLFMPVLDGNIDEYSDARSLAASIKGGSQKWKEPADVTDFVDNLIADIRPDEDLEGADQVDSLAALIQGGGKGLKDPGQSYSSPSREAPFQPIGINIGTPQQSLGLMSPSPLLMPGFFGAYAGLPFPMPDAGLKYFNEIASVQQQQSSSVPPFSFPYTTSSPLPFFQLPSGFPSMGAPNSSNSGGPTSGMDHAMQQNLSRAFLQSAVAQNMQIQQQLMAQNQALQQLLNTPALLHPSPLLPPSTVTSAPLIMTVSPTSPVLMHVSSTMATARQDAAQKRPATKEAGDDDDNEQGGSRAVDIHDDSDLWRIEGPSTVLARSGSRGQGDQVPAPILPKSRRESGLPVLESRQSFSRAQPNDSTPEHVSSSRKLSQSHEPTVFKGAPPPPPPPLPPEPIFGDPNASHHLMDTYGRAKTVRIGKWRWPPARSDDDPAVPQLTGSFLEFKMQQNQRRRSSENAQPYEGVEWDSFDMESEEPKPEEEIQDSSNALSIFKGRERSVSPVRQLRDVKASPGSIGKLKISSEMRAKLELVTIAHQATSKPPNERSPEPNGRTETGGVRKLEDNRRLMLQQQLSGRKWDSVEEVERITRRASCEERSDLIKAVHQRPPPDQVDRARRSSDMSSSNTRSSQFETAQRSSSPPTTYYSMQESNGVSLSNGLEPRLLASFPYEDQRKSSIDDELATRALESIHTKLYGPLNAPFFTYNNVPWTLHVRKELFSPSENALVHPLGLHLIFCQVVQDTYNDACLRISRDDRAKMQQMLENYGISPENATNGHHKITLKRNVVEMAKEWPLYFARLYPVSGTRQHADVQFLAVSHSGVRLVKRQQIGQLESLHVLQSFG, from the exons CCGCAGACATTCACGCTGACCAACTTGAGCAGTCTGAGGAGACGCGAGGATCTGGGCAAGGGCGGTGTCGAGGACATGATTTCCATTTC GGATTTAAATGAAGCCTCCCTCCTGTGGAATCTCAAAGTCCGTTACGACGGACAACACATTTAC AGTTACACCGGTAACATTCTGGTGTCGGTCAACCCTTACAAAATGTTCGACATCTACGGATTGGACATGGTGAAGAAATACGAGAACCAGATTCTCGGCACTTTACCACC GCACCTGTTTGCCATCGGTTCGGCCGCTTATGACCGTATGACCAGCCGGGACAAGCCGGGCGGCCAACCGCAGGTGGTCATCATCAGCGGAGAGAGCGGAGCCGGAAAAACGGAGGCCACCAAGCTCATTATGCAATACCTGGCCGCTGTCAACAACAGCAAGATCCCGGGCGGGACTTCATCGGGAGGAGGTGCGGGGTCGCGATCCTCTTCGTCGCTCGTGACGGAGCAAATCCTCGAGGCTTCACCGCTGCTGGAAAGCTTCGGCAACGCCACAACCGTCCGCAACGACAACTCGTCTCGTTTCGGCAAATACACGCAGATTTTCTTTAGAAA TGGAGCGATCGCTGGGGCCAAGATCACCGAGTATCTCCTGGAAAAATCGCGGATCGTGACTCACGCGGCCGACGAGCGCAACTACCACGTCTTCTACGAACTGCTCAAGGGCTTGCGCCCAGAAGAGAAGGAACGTTATGGACTGACAGCCGCCGACAACTATTTCTACCTGAATCAG GGTGGGCATTGCGAAAGCGCTACCAAGCACGACGGTCAAGACTTCAAGACTCTTCTGTCGGCTATGCAAATTCTCGGGTTCAACGCCGAAGAACAAGACGTCATCTTCCGCATCTTGGCTTCCG TGCTGCATCTGGGCAACGTCTTTTTCCACCGCAAGGCGCTCAAGCACGGCCAGGAGGGCGTGGAGATGGGCTCAGACGCCGAAGTCCGTTGGGTGAGCCATCTGCTCCAGCTGCGCACCGACGGCATCGTGGCTGCTCTCACCACCAAAACCACC GAGGCCCGTAATGAAAAACTACACACGCCGTTGAACATCGATCAGGCCTTAGATGCTCGTGACGCCATAGCCAAAGCTCTCTACAG TTCGCTTTTCGGTTGGCTGGTGAATCGCGTCAATTCGATCGTCAACAAGGGCGAACGATCCACATCGATCAACATCCTCGACATCTTTGGTTTCGAGGACTTCCCC GAAAACAGTTTTGAGCAGTTGTGCATCAACTACGCCAACGAGAATTTGCAGTTCTACTTCAACAAGCACATTTTCAAGCTAGAGCAgcaagagtacgccaaagAGCGAATCGAGTGGCAGACCATCACGTTCACG GATAACCAACCGGTAATTAGTCTGATTGCCAAGAAGCCGATTGGCGTCCTGCATCTGTTGGACGACGAATCCAATTTCCCCAAGGCGACTGACGGCTCCTTCCTGGAGAAATGCCACTACAATCACGCTCTCAACGAGCTCTACTTCCGGCCGAGAATGTCGTCCATGGAATTTGGCATCAAACATTACGCCGGACAG GTGTGGTACAATGCCGACGGTTTCCTGGACAAGAATCGTGACACGTTGAGACCCGATGTGGTCGATTTGCTCATCAGCAGTCGAATCCAG ATGCTATCGAGAATGTTCCAGGATATGAAGAAAGCTCACGAATCGAGCAAGATGCTCAATCGTGGCGACGGCCGATTTGTCACCATGAAACCCAGGACGGCAACAGTGGCTGCCCGATTCCACGACTCGCTCCAGGCTTTGCTCGAGTCCATGTCCAA ATGCAACCCCTGGTTTGTCCGCTGCTTGAAGCCCAACAGGGAAAAGCTTCCCATGAGCTTCGATTTGCCCGTGGTCCTGGAGCAGCTGCGCTACACTGGAATGTTGGAGACGATCCGAATCCGTAAAAACGGCTATCCGGTTCGCATGAAATTCCACCATTTCATCGAACGCTATCGCTGCTTGCTGACGAGAAGAGAGCGACGCAATTTGGCTCGAAGCCCAAATCCTCCAGGCCCGGACATCTGTCGCATTGTGCTGGACAGACACGCCCAGGGTGACCAGTTCCAGCTCGGCACCACCAAAGTGTTTATGCGCGAAGCGTTGGAGCAGCAAATCGAACGGAAGCGATTGGATCAGATGCGCGATGCAGCCATCAAGATCCAACGGGCCGTCCGGACGTATCAGCTCAGGAAGGACTTCCTGACTCAACGTCGAAGTGCAGTGGTGATTCAAGCGTGGGTCCGTCGCTACCAGGCCCGCAAGCGGTTCAACACGATCCGCCGAGGAGTGATCCTTGCCCAGGCCCAATTCCGCGCCACCCGTCAGCGACGGTTGTACAAGGAACTGAGGGCAGAGCTCCagcgaagagaagaagaacgcGTGACGACGAGGGAGCAAAACAttaaacaacagcaacaacatcaactaATACAGCAACAAATGCAGCAGAGCCATCAaatgcagcagctgcagcaacagcaacagcaacaacaacaacaacccaatcCTCGCGCCGTGGCCAATGAAATGGAGCGCGAAGCCAAGGCGATGGCTGGATTCAATCATTTGGAGATTCCGGCCGAACTGGCGTTTATCTACAGTAAACTGGACGATTGGCAGCCCATCCATTCTGAACGCAACGTCGTTAAAGTCGTCGGCGCCGTTCCGTCATCCGAACGTGAACGTGAGCTGCCCGACGATTTGGACCATCACGCTTTCACCAAATTCACCAGCATTTACTTCAAG TCGCACTTGTGGGGCTCCAAGAGAGACCCGATTCAAACGCCTCTACTTCCCAAGAATTCCGAGGCGGACACGGCCGATTCGTTGGCCATTTTCAAGTTGATTCTGCGTTTCGCCAACGGGCCCAAAGCCGGCTCTCTCAATGGGAATCAGGCGCAATGGAAACGTGAATTGGCGCTGGGAAATTACATCGTTCACAAAGGCATCGTGCGGGAACAATTGCGCGACGAGATCTACTGTCAAATTTGCAACCAAACGTGGCGCAATGAAGACCCTGAAGCCGTGGCCCGCTGCTGGTACCTCATGGCCAATTGCCTGTCCGCTTTCCCTCCGTCGCCCGTCCTCTACAAATACCTGCTCAA GTACGTGTCCGATCACGCGTATGATGGATACCGGGCCATCTGCCAGCAGAAATTGATGCAGTCGTACGCACTGGAACCTCCACTGGCCAGAGCTTACCCGCCAACGGTGATGGAATGGAAGGCCAACCGCAAATGCGTCAATATGGCGCTGGAGGCCCGCTACCCTGACG ATGAGAGTCGACACGCAGGCGTCGAATCTTGGTCGACAGCCGAGAATGTTGCTTCGTTGCTAATGCGCGCCAGAGGTTTAGAAGGCAGCGAGGCAGAAGGCTGGACAGTCAGCATGGCTCAGGCTGACGAATTCTTCGATCTGAACGGCCAGGATTTCGTCCTGGACGTCGTCGCAGAGTTGGAGACTCCACCAGCATTCCCCATTCACAAAGGAGGACATTTCTTGAATTCTAGGAACGAAAACGAATCCCCGTATGCTTACGGGCCGCCCAGGACGCCCAACGGAATGTCGCCGTCGAGAAATGGG CACCGGAATTCAAACAGGCAAGGCCGGGCACATTCATCGTACGCCGTGCACCGGGACGAGCCCGGTAGACGCTCGGCTGCTGTCGTCGGCGGCGGCAAGCGCTTCGTCAAGAGCGAACAGAACCGCTCCCAAGCCAAAATGAGTCGCAGTTTGGATAACCTTCTCCATGTT gaATCGGGGAACGAATCGGAAGTGACCAACAGAATGGGACTGTCACGCAGTCGACTCAACGACAGGTACCGCTCAATGGACAAGCTCAAGGCAAGCAACAAGAGTTTGCTGGTCCAACGCTCAGAAAGCCATCGTCACAG TGGAAGTGGACATCACCATCCCAGACCGGCAACAGCTGGTGGAGAGGCTGAATGGAGTAAACTGGGACTGAGTAGCAGCGCCCTCAACAGCAG ATATTTTAGCCAGCAGAATCTCAAAGCTGGAGTTAGGGCTACGGACAGTGATTCGTCCGAGCCGGACGAGAAGCCAAGACGAAAGAAATCTTCCAGCTCAAG ATCCAACGGCCATTCACCGTCAAAGAGGAAAGGCGGACGAACTTCAGAAGAGCGGACGGACGGAGGTGATTCCGACACGCCGGGAGACAATGGCTCGGACCTGGAAAATCGACGACAGCCCGCCAAGACGGAAGAATATTACAACGGCCGAAACAATGGCCGATTCATCAAAGCCCAGCCTCCGCAGGGCAATGGCAAGAAGACCAAGGGGGCCGTCCACAGTTCCAGGGCCTACATTGAGACCCGTAACGCTTCCGAATCGAAAGAACATTTGGCCAAATCTTCGGCCATGTCCGACACTAGTGAAACAGTTTCACTGA CGTCTCACGTTCGTCGAGTTCGTGTTCCATCGCAGTCTTCGGACGTGGACCAGTATTTGGATGATTTGTTCATGCCCGTCTTGGACGGAAACATTGACGAGTACTCGGACGCTCGATCCCTGGCCGCTTCCATCAAGGGAGGCAGTCAGAAGTGGAAAGAACCTGCGGATGTGACTGATTTTGTGGATAATCTCATCGCCGATATCCGACCGGATGAAGATTTGGAAGGAGCCGATCAAGTGGATTCATTGGCCGCACTCATTCAAGGTGGCGGCAAAGGTTTGAAGGATCCCGGACAGAGTTATTCGAGTCCGTCTCGCGAAGCCCCGTTCCAGCCGATCGGCATCAACATCGGCACTCCGCAGCAATCGCTCGGTCTGATGTCACCATCGCCACTTTTGATGCCGGGATTCTTTGGAG CATACGCTGGACTGCCTTTCCCAATGCCAGATGCGGGACTCAAGTACTTCAACGAGATTGCCTCGGTCCAGCAACAACAGAGTTCGTCCGTGCCgcctttctcttttccctACACCACCAGTAGTCCTCTACCTTTCTTTCAATTGCCGTCAG GATTCCCATCGATGGGTGCACCCAATTCTTCCAACAGCGGTGGGCCGACCAGCGGTATGGATCACGCCATGCAACAGAACTTGAGCCGTGCTTTTCTCCAATCGGCAGTGGCCCAGAACATGCAGATCCAGCAGCAATTGATGGCCCAGAATCAAGCTCTTCAGCAGCTACTCAATACG CCGGCCCTACTCCACCCATCACCACTTCTACCACCTTCCACCGTTACTTCTGCTCCTCTGATCATGACCGTTTCGCCCACGTCTCCCGTCTTGATGCATGTCTCCTCCACCATGGCTACCGCTCGCCAGGACGCCGCTCAAAAGCGCCCAGCTACCAAGGAAGCTGGTGATGATGACGATAACGAGCAG GGCGGCAGTCGAGCAGTCGACATCCACGACGATTCCGATCTGTGGCGCATCGAAGGACCTTCGACAGTGCTGGCCAGGAGCGGTTCCCGCGGTCAGGGCGATCAAGTGCCCGCTCCCATTCTACCGAAATCACGCAGGGAATCGGGGCTACCCGTTCTGGAGTCGCGCCAGTCCTTTTCACGGGCACAG CCGAACGACAGCACACCCGAGCATGTCTCTAGCTCACGCAAGTTAAGCCAAAGTCACGAACCTACCGTCTTCAAG GGGGCtccacctccaccaccaccgccttTGCCGCCAGAGCCAATTTTCGGCGACCCCAACGCATCTCATCACTTGATGGACACTTACGGACGGGCCAAAACTGTGCGCATAGGCAAATGGAGATGGCCGCCAGCGCGTTCGGATGACGATCCGGCCGTTCCGCAGCTCACTGGAAGCTTCCTTGAATTCAAGATGCAACAGAATCAACGAAGACGA TCGTCAGAAAACGCCCAGCCTTACGAGGGTGTTGAATGGGATTCTTTCGACATGGAGTCTGAGGAACCTAAACCGGAAGAAGAGATTCAAGATTCGTCCAATGCTTTGTCGATCTTTAAGGGCCGAGAGCGCAGCGTCAGCCCCGTCCGTCAACTGAGGGATGTCAAAGCCTCGCCCGGAAGTATCGGCAAACTCAAAATCAGTTCGGAGATGAGGGCCAAACTGGAACTGGTGACCATTGCCCATCAGGCAACGTCCAAACCACCCAACGAAAGATCGCCGGAACCGAACGGGCGCACCGAAACAGGCGGCGTCCGTAAACTGGAAGATAACCGTCGCCTGATGTTGCAGCAACAGCTGAGCGGACGGAAATGGGATTCGGTCGAAGAGGTAGAGCGCATCACCCGGAGGGCTTCGTGCGAGGAACGAAGTGATCTGATCAAAGCCGTTCACCAAAGGCCTCCC CCCGACCAAGTGGATAGAGCTCGTCGTAGTAGTGATATGTCATCGTCGAATACGCGGTCATCACAGTTTGAAACGGCCCAACGATCCTCATCTCCACCAACCACTTATTATTCCATGCa GGAATCGAATGGCGTCTCTTTGTCAAACGGATTGGAGCCTCGTTTATTGGCTTCATTTCCATACGAAGATCAGCGTAAATCATCCATCGACGACGAACTGGCTACAAGAGCCCTGGAGAGCATCCACACCAAGTTGTACGGACCTCTCAACGCTCCGTTTTTCACTTATAATAACGTCCCCTGGACGCTTCACGTCCGCAAAGAG TTGTTCTCACCGTCGGAGAACGCATTGGTCCATCCACTGGGACTGCACTTGATCTTCTGCCAAGTAGTTCAAGATACGTACAATGACGCCTGTCTCAGGATCAGTCGTGACGACCGTGCCAAGATGCAACAG atgTTGGAGAATTACGGCAtctcgccagagaacgccaccaATGGCCACCACAAAATAACGCTCAAGCGCAACGTTGTCGAAATGGCCAAAGAATGgccactctatttcgctcgtCTCTATCCCGTTTCG GGTACCCGACAACACGCTGATGTTCAGTTCTTGGCCGTTTCACACTCTGGCGTCCGTTTGGTCAAGCGCCAGCAGATCGGTCAACTGGAATCGCTGCACGTGTTGCAATCGTTCGGGTAA